One genomic window of Micromonospora sp. WMMD1128 includes the following:
- a CDS encoding C40 family peptidase, with product MVDSTKARRRRRRVPVISPVLRPALWSALLGAVAAAALATPAWADPLPDTVPSTGSRPQVTGTLQLPTAPGAVAGRPGTVPGLPGATVPGAGAVPGLPAATAGAVNPADGPLIAQINQVDGRVAQLGDDLLRIKGERDAAQAELVVAAGRLKDAQDALARARGNAESAATDAVKADAALPTGNFGSSLREFADLQRITRGDKAERATTSVTGELLRATTDERVAREAHASVQRRVTEKTAEFTRVETDLHKQEAALLKLRRDNAAMLLDIERREDAAEQRLGNPYVVNQSINGLVADPQALDAVRYALAQLGDPYLWAAEGPDRFDCSGLMLASYRSAGYRGLPRVSRDQYFATRSRTVSPNALLPGDLLFFASNSSWTSIHHVAMYIGNGKMVEAPRTGDVVKISVVRWSRLYAATRVVGAIPAPATPVPAPTVPTNPPKPKPTPKPTPTPKPTKTATPKPSGTPKPTPTTSSPSPTPSTSTTPTPTPSPSDTPSPTPSRTASAAPTTSSAKPTESAAAPSSSAAKPTSSAAKPTQSAAKPTSSAAGSHSASPSSAG from the coding sequence ATGGTCGACAGCACCAAGGCCCGACGGCGACGGCGACGGGTCCCGGTGATCTCACCGGTACTCCGCCCGGCGCTCTGGTCCGCCCTGCTCGGGGCGGTCGCGGCCGCGGCGCTCGCCACACCCGCCTGGGCCGATCCGCTGCCCGACACCGTGCCCAGCACGGGCTCCCGGCCGCAGGTCACCGGCACCCTTCAACTGCCCACGGCGCCGGGCGCCGTCGCCGGCCGTCCCGGCACCGTCCCGGGCCTCCCCGGCGCCACCGTCCCCGGCGCCGGTGCCGTGCCGGGCCTGCCGGCTGCCACGGCCGGCGCCGTGAACCCGGCCGACGGGCCGCTGATCGCGCAGATCAACCAGGTCGACGGCCGGGTCGCGCAGCTCGGCGACGACCTTCTCCGGATCAAGGGCGAGCGGGACGCGGCCCAGGCCGAGCTGGTCGTCGCCGCCGGCCGGCTCAAGGACGCCCAGGACGCGCTCGCCCGAGCCCGGGGGAACGCCGAGAGCGCCGCCACCGACGCGGTCAAGGCCGATGCCGCGCTGCCGACCGGCAATTTCGGCTCCAGCCTGCGCGAGTTCGCCGACCTGCAACGGATCACCCGGGGCGACAAGGCCGAGCGGGCCACCACGTCGGTGACCGGTGAGCTGCTCCGCGCCACCACCGACGAGCGGGTCGCCCGCGAGGCGCACGCCTCGGTGCAGCGGCGGGTCACCGAGAAGACCGCGGAGTTCACCCGCGTCGAGACGGATCTGCACAAGCAGGAAGCCGCGCTGCTCAAGCTGCGCCGGGACAACGCCGCGATGCTGCTCGACATCGAGCGCCGGGAGGACGCCGCCGAGCAGCGGCTCGGTAACCCGTACGTCGTCAACCAGAGCATCAACGGCCTGGTCGCCGATCCGCAGGCGCTCGACGCCGTACGCTACGCCCTCGCCCAGCTGGGCGATCCCTACCTCTGGGCGGCGGAAGGCCCGGACCGGTTCGACTGCTCGGGCCTGATGCTCGCCTCCTACCGGTCGGCCGGTTACCGGGGCCTGCCGCGGGTTTCCCGCGACCAGTACTTCGCGACCCGCTCCCGCACCGTCAGCCCCAACGCGCTACTCCCGGGCGACCTGCTCTTCTTCGCCTCGAACAGCAGCTGGACCAGCATCCACCACGTGGCGATGTACATCGGCAACGGCAAGATGGTCGAGGCGCCGCGGACCGGCGACGTCGTGAAGATCTCCGTGGTCCGCTGGTCCCGGCTCTACGCCGCGACCCGGGTGGTCGGTGCCATCCCGGCCCCGGCCACGCCGGTGCCGGCTCCGACGGTGCCGACCAACCCGCCGAAGCCCAAGCCGACCCCCAAGCCGACGCCGACGCCGAAGCCGACGAAGACCGCGACGCCGAAGCCCTCGGGCACCCCGAAGCCGACGCCGACCACGTCGAGCCCGTCGCCCACCCCGTCGACGAGCACCACGCCGACCCCGACGCCGAGCCCGTCCGACACGCCGAGCCCGACGCCGAGCCGCACCGCCAGCGCCGCGCCGACCACCAGCTCGGCGAAGCCGACCGAGAGCGCCGCCGCGCCGTCGAGCAGCGCCGCCAAGCCGACCAGCAGCGCCGCCAAGCCGACCCAGAGCGCCGCGAAGCCGACCAGCAGCGCCGCAGGCAGCCACTCCGCGAGCCCGAGCAGCGCCGGCTGA
- a CDS encoding DEAD/DEAH box helicase, which translates to MTTFAASGTSPSIDPAVEPATDAPDFASLGLPRRLVEALARQGITTPFEIQRATVPDALAGRDVLGRGQTGSGKTLAFGLPVIARLAERNRARSLHPRALILVPTRELAMQVNDALVPLGKSIGIFLKTAVGGVPYDRQIDALRRGVEIVVATPGRLGDLIARGVCRLDDVEVTVLDEADQMADMGFLPEVTELLAKTPADAQRLLFSATLDNDVDTLVKRFMTDPVTHSTAPATAAVSTMDHHMLLIPPHDKFAVTASIAARDGRTMVFARTQLGVDRLVEQLSAVGVRAGGLHGGKTQRMRTKTLAEFREGRMNVLVATDVAARGIHVDGVSLVLHVDPPKDPKDYLHRAGRTARAGESGAVATLVLPKQRRTTLAMLEKAGVEPAQARVRAGDEALAELTGAREPSGVPVREEPEPRRGGRGYGDRDGRGHDRGGRGYGDRGARGFDRGARGFGDQQARGDRRHDGRPTGGRSFGERRHDDRPQGERRFGDRDSHTERRFGDRGDFRPAERRGGFRAEGRGRDDRPRDERRGFGGRPPARTH; encoded by the coding sequence TTGACCACCTTCGCTGCCTCCGGCACGTCCCCGTCCATCGACCCGGCCGTCGAACCGGCGACCGACGCCCCCGACTTCGCCTCGCTGGGCCTGCCCCGGCGACTGGTCGAGGCGCTCGCCCGCCAGGGCATCACCACCCCGTTCGAGATCCAGCGGGCCACCGTCCCGGACGCGCTCGCCGGCCGTGACGTGCTCGGCCGGGGTCAGACCGGCTCGGGCAAGACGCTCGCCTTCGGCCTGCCGGTGATCGCCCGGCTCGCCGAGCGCAACCGGGCCCGTTCGCTGCACCCCCGCGCCCTGATCCTCGTTCCCACCCGCGAGCTGGCCATGCAGGTCAACGACGCGCTGGTGCCGCTCGGCAAGTCGATCGGCATCTTCCTGAAGACCGCGGTCGGCGGCGTGCCGTACGACCGGCAGATCGACGCGCTGCGGCGCGGCGTGGAGATCGTGGTGGCCACGCCGGGGCGGCTCGGCGACCTGATCGCGCGTGGCGTCTGCCGGCTCGACGACGTCGAGGTCACGGTGCTCGACGAGGCCGACCAGATGGCCGACATGGGCTTCCTGCCCGAGGTCACCGAGTTGCTGGCGAAGACGCCCGCGGACGCCCAGCGGCTGCTCTTCTCAGCCACTCTGGACAACGACGTCGACACGCTTGTCAAGCGGTTCATGACCGACCCGGTCACCCACTCGACCGCGCCGGCGACCGCCGCCGTGTCCACCATGGACCATCACATGCTGCTGATCCCGCCGCACGACAAGTTCGCGGTCACCGCGTCCATCGCCGCCCGGGACGGCCGCACCATGGTCTTCGCCCGTACGCAGCTCGGCGTCGACCGGCTGGTCGAGCAGCTCAGCGCGGTCGGCGTACGGGCCGGCGGCCTACACGGCGGCAAGACCCAGCGGATGCGCACCAAGACGCTCGCCGAGTTCCGCGAGGGTCGGATGAACGTGCTCGTCGCCACCGACGTGGCGGCCCGGGGCATCCACGTCGACGGGGTTTCGCTCGTGCTGCACGTGGACCCGCCGAAGGACCCGAAGGACTACCTGCACCGGGCCGGCCGCACCGCCCGGGCCGGCGAGTCCGGCGCGGTGGCGACCCTGGTCCTGCCGAAGCAACGCCGGACCACGCTCGCCATGCTGGAGAAGGCGGGCGTCGAGCCGGCCCAGGCGCGGGTGCGTGCCGGCGACGAGGCGCTGGCCGAGCTGACCGGTGCGCGCGAGCCCAGCGGTGTGCCGGTCCGCGAGGAACCGGAGCCCCGCCGCGGCGGGCGCGGCTACGGCGACCGGGACGGACGCGGCCACGACCGTGGTGGCCGCGGTTACGGCGACCGGGGCGCGCGTGGCTTCGACCGGGGCGCACGCGGCTTCGGCGACCAGCAGGCCCGCGGCGACCGGCGGCACGACGGCCGGCCCACCGGCGGGCGCAGCTTCGGTGAGCGCCGCCACGACGACCGCCCGCAGGGCGAGCGGCGCTTCGGCGACCGGGACAGCCACACCGAACGCCGCTTCGGCGACCGGGGTGACTTCCGGCCGGCCGAGCGTCGGGGCGGGTTCCGCGCCGAGGGGCGGGGCCGGGACGACCGGCCGCGCGACGAGCGGCGCGGTTTCGGCGGGCGCCCGCCGGCGCGTACCCACTGA
- a CDS encoding putative glycolipid-binding domain-containing protein, with amino-acid sequence MPKSLFWTRTDTAGSEHVVLDDHQGLTAQGVALAVDPIPYTCRYRLTIGRDWSTTRLEVDADGAGWARSVRLERGRDGWRVRTGEEGDLDAALRAAGQPLAGLPGTDDPDRLADALDVDLGGSPLTNTLPIRRIGLGRLPADLATSVTVAWVLLPGLAVVPAEQVYTSLGPGRVRYASGTFTTDLEVDPDGFVVRYPGLAERADQR; translated from the coding sequence ATGCCGAAGTCGCTCTTCTGGACCCGGACCGACACCGCCGGCTCGGAGCACGTGGTGCTCGACGACCACCAGGGGTTGACGGCGCAGGGTGTGGCGCTGGCCGTGGATCCGATCCCCTACACCTGCCGCTACCGCCTGACGATCGGGCGGGACTGGTCGACCACCCGGCTTGAGGTCGACGCGGACGGCGCCGGCTGGGCGCGGAGCGTGCGCCTGGAGCGGGGGCGGGACGGGTGGCGCGTGCGCACCGGTGAGGAAGGCGACCTGGACGCGGCGCTGCGCGCGGCCGGGCAGCCGCTGGCGGGCCTGCCGGGTACGGACGACCCGGACCGGCTGGCCGACGCGCTCGACGTCGACCTGGGCGGTTCCCCGCTGACCAACACGCTGCCGATCCGGCGGATCGGGCTGGGTCGGCTCCCCGCCGACCTCGCCACGAGCGTGACGGTCGCCTGGGTGCTGCTGCCCGGCCTGGCCGTGGTGCCGGCCGAGCAGGTCTACACCTCGCTCGGTCCGGGCCGGGTCCGGTACGCCAGTGGCACGTTCACCACCGACCTGGAGGTCGACCCGGACGGCTTCGTGGTGCGCTACCCGGGGCTGGCCGAGCGGGCCGACCAACGCTGA
- a CDS encoding TetR/AcrR family transcriptional regulator, with protein MSTHTTGRLRADSARVRERMLTVARDRLRDGDRDLPLNAIAKAAGVGVGTAYRHFPTRQALIEALAAENLTRLAADARASADDTDPAAGFQRLVATGLRLLRADPALAEVLATGDDLTGDSVAPSAEFHDALGRVLKRARQAGTVRSDITADDLRNLMCGVQHAAAVSADDVVDRYLDVLFRGLRA; from the coding sequence ATGTCGACGCATACCACTGGACGGCTGCGGGCCGATTCCGCGCGGGTCCGGGAGCGGATGCTCACCGTCGCCCGGGACCGGCTTCGTGACGGCGACCGGGACCTGCCGTTGAACGCGATCGCCAAGGCCGCTGGCGTGGGCGTCGGCACCGCCTACCGGCACTTCCCCACCCGTCAGGCGCTGATCGAGGCGCTCGCGGCGGAGAATCTCACCCGACTGGCGGCGGACGCGCGGGCGAGCGCCGACGACACCGATCCCGCCGCCGGTTTCCAGCGGCTCGTGGCGACCGGGCTGCGGTTGCTACGAGCCGATCCGGCGCTGGCGGAGGTGCTGGCCACCGGCGACGACCTCACCGGCGACTCGGTCGCGCCGTCCGCCGAGTTCCACGACGCGCTCGGCCGCGTCCTGAAACGGGCGCGGCAGGCGGGCACCGTCCGGTCCGACATCACCGCTGACGACCTGCGCAACCTGATGTGCGGGGTGCAACACGCGGCGGCGGTCAGTGCGGACGATGTCGTCGATCGATACCTCGACGTCCTGTTCCGCGGCCTACGCGCCTGA
- a CDS encoding SDR family NAD(P)-dependent oxidoreductase, whose translation MAIRWTFDDIPDLTGRTAVVTGATSGLGLVVAQQLAAHGADVIAGVRDPAKATRVAPGLEARRVDLADLDSVGAFAAGLHRDGRVVDLLVNNAGIGGHQGRRLSPQGIEMQFATNFLGHFALTGRLLDLIRDGGRVVHVGSNLYRHFPVELPLDDLAAERSYSPSRAYVASKLANLLFGLELDRRLRRAGRPVRSLVAHPGLARTALNSDVGQPALRATMAVLNALIGRPAERAAIPLLFAATDPAAHGGVFIGPRNRRWDDRVHLDRVVAPANDPALADQLWERAQDWAGVGYPPDLRS comes from the coding sequence ATGGCCATACGCTGGACGTTCGACGACATCCCGGACCTGACCGGCCGCACGGCGGTGGTGACCGGCGCGACCAGCGGACTCGGCCTGGTCGTCGCCCAGCAGCTCGCGGCGCACGGCGCGGACGTGATCGCGGGGGTGCGGGATCCGGCCAAGGCGACCCGGGTCGCACCCGGTCTGGAAGCGCGGCGGGTCGACCTCGCCGACCTGGACTCGGTCGGCGCGTTCGCCGCCGGCCTGCACCGGGACGGCCGGGTCGTCGACCTGCTGGTCAACAACGCGGGTATCGGCGGCCACCAGGGTCGCCGACTCAGCCCGCAGGGCATCGAGATGCAGTTCGCGACCAACTTCCTCGGACACTTCGCCCTGACCGGCCGGCTGCTCGACCTGATCCGGGACGGTGGGCGCGTGGTCCACGTGGGGTCCAACCTCTACCGGCACTTCCCGGTGGAACTGCCCCTCGACGACCTGGCCGCCGAGCGGTCCTACTCTCCCTCGCGGGCGTACGTGGCGTCCAAGCTCGCAAACCTGCTCTTCGGCCTGGAACTCGACCGGCGGTTGCGACGCGCCGGGCGTCCGGTCCGGAGCCTGGTCGCGCATCCCGGCCTGGCGCGGACCGCCTTGAACTCCGACGTCGGCCAGCCCGCCCTACGCGCGACGATGGCGGTCCTCAACGCCCTGATCGGCCGCCCGGCCGAACGCGCGGCGATTCCGCTGCTGTTCGCGGCGACCGACCCGGCGGCGCACGGCGGCGTCTTCATCGGTCCGCGCAACCGGCGGTGGGACGACCGCGTGCACCTCGACCGGGTCGTCGCACCCGCGAACGACCCGGCGCTCGCCGATCAGCTGTGGGAGCGGGCGCAGGACTGGGCCGGGGTCGGGTATCCGCCGGACCTTCGGTCGTGA
- a CDS encoding PLP-dependent cysteine synthase family protein translates to MTHLDRCDEAGRRWLTEAIATVEADANRSADTHLLPFPLPRAWGIDLYLKDESVHPTGSLKHRLARSLFLYGLCNGWIGRDTTVVEASSGSTAVSEAYFARMLGLPFIAVMPASTSPEKIAQIEFQGGRCHLVEDPAKVVIEARWLAEDTGGHYMDQFTYAERATDWRGNNNIAESIYAQLALERHPIPAWIVVGAGTGGTSATIGRYARYRRLPTKLCVVDPENSAFYPAWRAGDWSLRTGRGSRIEGIGRPGVEPSFLPSVVDRMVQVPDAASLAAMRSGSAVLGRRVGGSTGTNLWGAFALIAEMLAAGRTGSVVTLICDRGDRYGDTYYDDGWVAAQGLDLAPYLAVVDRFRTDGSWPA, encoded by the coding sequence GTGACTCATCTCGACCGCTGCGACGAGGCCGGCCGGCGCTGGTTGACCGAGGCCATCGCCACGGTCGAGGCGGACGCCAACCGCTCCGCCGACACCCACCTGCTGCCCTTCCCGCTGCCCCGGGCGTGGGGGATCGATCTCTATCTCAAGGACGAGTCGGTGCACCCGACCGGTTCGCTCAAGCACCGGCTGGCCCGCTCGCTGTTCCTCTACGGGCTGTGCAACGGCTGGATCGGCCGTGACACCACTGTCGTCGAGGCGTCCTCCGGGTCGACCGCGGTCTCCGAGGCATACTTCGCGCGCATGCTCGGGCTGCCGTTCATCGCGGTCATGCCCGCCTCCACCTCCCCGGAGAAGATCGCCCAGATCGAGTTCCAGGGCGGGCGCTGCCACCTGGTCGAGGACCCGGCCAAGGTGGTGATCGAGGCGCGCTGGCTGGCCGAGGACACCGGCGGTCACTACATGGACCAGTTCACCTACGCCGAGCGGGCCACCGACTGGCGGGGCAACAACAACATCGCCGAGTCGATCTACGCCCAGCTCGCGCTGGAACGGCACCCGATTCCCGCCTGGATCGTGGTGGGCGCCGGCACCGGCGGCACCAGCGCCACCATCGGCCGGTACGCCCGCTACCGCCGGCTGCCCACCAAGCTGTGCGTGGTGGACCCGGAGAACTCCGCGTTCTATCCGGCCTGGCGGGCCGGTGACTGGTCGCTGCGCACCGGCCGCGGCTCCCGGATCGAGGGCATCGGGCGGCCCGGCGTCGAGCCGTCCTTCCTACCAAGCGTGGTGGACCGGATGGTCCAGGTGCCGGACGCCGCGTCGCTGGCCGCGATGCGGTCGGGCTCGGCCGTGCTCGGCCGTCGGGTGGGCGGCTCCACCGGCACCAACCTGTGGGGCGCGTTCGCGCTGATCGCGGAGATGCTCGCCGCCGGCCGGACCGGCTCGGTGGTCACGCTGATCTGCGACCGGGGCGACCGCTACGGCGACACCTACTACGACGACGGGTGGGTGGCCGCGCAGGGTCTCGACCTCGCCCCGTACCTGGCCGTCGTCGACAGGTTCCGGACCGACGGCTCCTGGCCGGCCTGA
- a CDS encoding SDR family oxidoreductase, with protein sequence MTTSERGAAVVTGAAGGLGRSLAAALYADGWRVLVTDVDAEAAAVTAASLGGWSHPLDVRDEAACAAVAAEAAGAPGGLGLWVNNAGILVTGPSWGHDAQTRRRVVEVNALGAMNGTLAALAVMREQGHGHVLNVVSLAGLIAAPGETVYAASKHALLAFSLGTLSDLRMAGVRGVHVSCLCPDGIWTPMLHDKLDDPGALASFTGSLLTPERVAARAVRLARRPRPVVSLPRWRGAQVRLLDAYPRLALALTPVVRAAGRAGQRRQARRVRADPSPPRL encoded by the coding sequence ATGACGACCTCGGAGCGGGGCGCCGCCGTGGTGACCGGAGCGGCCGGCGGGCTCGGCCGCTCGCTCGCCGCCGCGCTGTACGCCGACGGCTGGCGGGTGCTGGTGACAGACGTCGACGCCGAGGCGGCGGCCGTCACCGCCGCGTCGTTGGGCGGCTGGTCCCACCCCCTCGACGTACGCGACGAGGCTGCCTGCGCCGCGGTCGCCGCCGAGGCGGCCGGCGCGCCGGGTGGGCTCGGACTGTGGGTGAACAACGCCGGCATCCTGGTCACCGGCCCCTCCTGGGGGCACGACGCGCAGACCCGACGCCGGGTGGTGGAGGTCAACGCGCTCGGCGCGATGAACGGCACACTGGCCGCGCTCGCGGTCATGCGGGAACAGGGCCACGGGCACGTGCTCAACGTGGTGTCGCTGGCCGGGCTGATCGCGGCACCCGGGGAGACCGTCTACGCCGCAAGCAAGCATGCCCTGCTGGCGTTCAGCCTCGGCACCCTGAGCGACCTGCGGATGGCGGGCGTCCGGGGCGTACACGTGTCGTGCCTGTGCCCGGACGGGATCTGGACGCCGATGCTGCACGACAAGCTCGACGACCCCGGTGCGCTCGCCTCCTTCACCGGGTCGTTGCTGACGCCGGAGCGGGTGGCCGCGCGGGCGGTACGGCTGGCCCGCCGGCCCCGACCGGTGGTCAGCCTGCCGCGCTGGCGTGGCGCGCAGGTGCGGCTGCTCGACGCGTACCCCCGGCTCGCCCTGGCCCTGACCCCGGTGGTGCGGGCCGCCGGCCGGGCCGGGCAGCGCCGGCAGGCGCGCCGGGTCCGGGCGGATCCGAGCCCACCTCGCTTGTAA
- a CDS encoding Lrp/AsnC family transcriptional regulator, whose product MDAIDLSLVELLRGNARLSYAELARQVGLSAPAVHERVGKLESGGVIRAYRAEVEPESVGLGVTALIGIVENSDADTDDVLEAFRQIPEIESCYFMAGVESFLLKARVGTIAELEQLIVRLNRTPGVASTRTGIALSTKWENRPQPLVPPTP is encoded by the coding sequence GTGGACGCGATCGACCTGAGCCTCGTGGAGCTGCTGCGCGGCAACGCCCGCCTGTCGTACGCCGAACTGGCCCGGCAGGTCGGCCTGTCCGCCCCGGCCGTGCACGAACGGGTCGGCAAGCTGGAGTCCGGCGGCGTGATCCGCGCCTACCGGGCCGAGGTCGAGCCGGAGTCCGTCGGGCTCGGGGTCACCGCCCTGATCGGCATCGTGGAGAACTCCGACGCGGACACCGACGACGTGCTTGAGGCGTTCCGCCAGATCCCCGAGATCGAGTCCTGCTACTTCATGGCCGGCGTGGAATCGTTCCTGCTCAAGGCGCGGGTGGGCACCATCGCCGAGTTGGAACAGTTGATCGTCCGGCTGAACCGCACGCCCGGCGTCGCCTCCACCCGCACCGGCATCGCCCTGTCGACCAAGTGGGAGAACCGTCCCCAACCACTCGTGCCCCCCACCCCCTGA
- a CDS encoding BldC family transcriptional regulator: MDTGDRLLTPGEVAALFRVDPKTVTRWAAAGRIGSIRTPGGHRRFRESEVRALLEGEGMLDEAEDMGKPRNVGPTASTGPGPANAGMY; the protein is encoded by the coding sequence GTGGACACTGGAGATCGCCTGCTGACACCGGGTGAGGTCGCTGCGCTGTTTCGGGTTGACCCGAAGACCGTGACCAGATGGGCAGCGGCCGGCCGGATCGGCAGCATCCGGACTCCAGGCGGGCATCGCCGGTTTCGGGAATCCGAGGTGCGGGCCCTGCTGGAGGGGGAGGGCATGCTGGACGAGGCGGAAGACATGGGCAAGCCACGCAACGTGGGCCCGACCGCCTCGACCGGCCCCGGCCCGGCGAACGCCGGCATGTACTGA
- a CDS encoding UbiX family flavin prenyltransferase, producing MREPWVVGVSGASGTPYAAAVVRGLLDAGQAVDLIVSRAARLTVLDETGRPFRDAHWADDLAGWLDRDLAGADLRHWPAGDLAAGPSSGSYRVRGMAVVPASTAACAGIAIGLSKDLLQRAAEVNLKERRPVVVVPRETPVTRSHLEHLIALHDAGAVVLPASPGFYGAGASASAQQLVDFVAGKVLDALGVPHTLFRRWSGQLAAARRDRETGLTGGTAKPA from the coding sequence ATGCGCGAACCATGGGTGGTGGGCGTCTCCGGCGCCTCCGGCACACCGTACGCGGCGGCGGTCGTCCGGGGCCTGCTCGACGCCGGTCAGGCGGTGGACCTGATCGTCTCCCGAGCTGCCCGGCTGACCGTCCTCGACGAGACCGGCCGGCCGTTCCGGGACGCGCACTGGGCCGACGACCTGGCCGGCTGGCTCGATCGTGACCTCGCCGGGGCGGACCTGCGGCACTGGCCCGCCGGCGACCTGGCGGCCGGGCCGAGCAGCGGCTCCTACCGGGTACGCGGGATGGCGGTGGTGCCGGCCAGCACCGCCGCCTGCGCCGGCATCGCGATCGGTCTGTCGAAGGACCTGCTCCAGCGCGCCGCCGAGGTGAACCTGAAGGAACGGCGGCCGGTCGTGGTGGTGCCCCGGGAGACCCCGGTGACCCGCAGCCACTTGGAGCACCTCATCGCGTTGCACGACGCCGGCGCCGTGGTGCTGCCGGCCAGCCCGGGTTTCTACGGCGCGGGGGCGTCCGCCTCCGCCCAGCAGCTGGTCGACTTCGTGGCGGGCAAGGTGCTCGACGCGCTCGGCGTCCCGCACACGTTGTTCCGGCGCTGGTCCGGGCAATTGGCCGCAGCCCGGCGGGACCGCGAAACCGGCCTGACCGGCGGGACCGCGAAACCGGCCTGA
- a CDS encoding terpene synthase — MTAAVLRALRSDCPVPPRISPYADEVQGWLATRLDRLGLPLDPATRRRLTRSGFARYAGRLYPDASEADLRVLTALFTWFFLVDDACDGPDRLTPAQIRALRDGTLALLRDGPRARHPGFAGPLRRLLVQAWREPRRRMPARWRLRFADAVADHLDGVSREAAATSTGRPPGVAEYIRLRRATSAAYVSYPLIEFASRRPLPDAVYHHPALRRHADLGNDLLSWFNDIASLERDRAVGGGHNLVLAVAGERGVPVPAAVDLVAGHWRAEMSRFMALRAAVPSFGPALDEAVTAHLDGVAAAVRGTVDWTLESARYPVAAAP; from the coding sequence ATGACGGCTGCCGTGCTGCGGGCGCTGCGCTCCGACTGTCCCGTTCCGCCCCGGATCTCCCCGTACGCCGACGAGGTGCAGGGCTGGCTGGCCACCCGGCTGGACCGGCTCGGCCTGCCGCTCGACCCGGCCACCCGGCGGCGGCTGACCCGGTCCGGTTTCGCCAGGTACGCCGGCCGGCTCTACCCGGACGCCAGCGAGGCCGACCTGCGCGTGCTGACCGCGCTGTTCACCTGGTTCTTCCTGGTCGACGACGCCTGCGACGGCCCGGACCGGCTGACCCCGGCGCAGATCCGCGCGCTGCGCGACGGCACGCTCGCGCTGCTCCGCGACGGTCCCCGGGCCCGCCACCCCGGCTTCGCCGGCCCGCTGCGCCGGCTGCTGGTGCAGGCGTGGCGGGAGCCGCGCCGCCGGATGCCGGCCCGGTGGCGGCTGCGGTTCGCCGACGCCGTCGCCGACCACCTCGACGGCGTCTCGCGGGAGGCGGCGGCCACCTCGACCGGCCGCCCGCCAGGCGTCGCCGAGTACATCCGGCTGCGCCGGGCCACCTCGGCGGCGTACGTGTCGTACCCGCTGATCGAGTTCGCGTCCCGGCGACCGCTGCCCGACGCGGTCTACCACCATCCCGCGCTGCGCCGCCACGCCGACCTCGGCAACGACCTGCTCTCCTGGTTCAACGACATCGCCTCGCTGGAACGCGACCGGGCCGTCGGCGGCGGGCACAACCTGGTGCTCGCGGTGGCCGGCGAACGGGGCGTGCCGGTGCCGGCCGCGGTCGACCTGGTGGCCGGGCACTGGCGGGCCGAGATGAGCCGCTTCATGGCGTTGCGCGCGGCGGTGCCGTCGTTCGGTCCGGCGCTGGACGAGGCGGTCACCGCCCACCTCGACGGGGTGGCCGCCGCCGTCCGGGGCACGGTCGACTGGACGTTGGAGAGCGCCCGCTACCCGGTGGCCGCGGCGCCCTGA